A single Vulpes lagopus strain Blue_001 chromosome 3, ASM1834538v1, whole genome shotgun sequence DNA region contains:
- the JPT2 gene encoding jupiter microtubule associated homolog 2 isoform X1 — protein sequence MFQGPETEGSRAGSRAMKPPGGEASNLFGSPEEAAPSSRPNRMASNIFGPTEEPQNIPKRTNPPGGKGSGIFDESTPVQTRQRLNPPGGKTSDIFGSPVAATSPLAHPNKPKDHVLLCEGEDPKSSPTAAMSTSPREEPGEKGGPGEAGRAQQPMPTGDSHEPRLGPRPRSHNKVLNPPGGKSSISFY from the exons GGCCATGAAGCCCCCAGGAGGAGAGGCCAGCAATCTTTTTGGAAGCCCAGAAGAAGCTGCTCCTTCAAGCAGGCCCAATAGGATGGCATCTAATATTTTTGGACCAACTGAAGAACCTCAGAACATCCCTAAGAGGACCAATCCCCCAG GGGGGAAAGGAAGTGGTATCTTTGACGAATCCACACCTGTGCAGACTCGACAGCGTCTGAACCCACCTGGTGGGAAGACCAGTGACATTTTTGGGTCCCCCGTGGCTGCCACCTCACCGTTGGCACACCCAAACAAACCCAAG GACCACGTGCTCTTGTGTGAAGGAGAAGACCCCAAATCGTCCCCTACAG CCGCAATGAGCACGTCACCCAGAGAAGAGCCCGGTGAGAAGGGAGGCCCTGGAGAAGCAGGCCGTGCCCAGCAGCCCATGCCCACAGGTGACAGCCACGAGCCCAGGCTGGGCCCAAGGCCTCGTTCTCACAACAAAGTCCTCAACCCACCTGGAGGCAAATCCAGTATCTCCTTCTACTAA
- the JPT2 gene encoding jupiter microtubule associated homolog 2 isoform X2 gives MKPPGGEASNLFGSPEEAAPSSRPNRMASNIFGPTEEPQNIPKRTNPPGGKGSGIFDESTPVQTRQRLNPPGGKTSDIFGSPVAATSPLAHPNKPKDHVLLCEGEDPKSSPTAAMSTSPREEPGEKGGPGEAGRAQQPMPTGDSHEPRLGPRPRSHNKVLNPPGGKSSISFY, from the exons ATGAAGCCCCCAGGAGGAGAGGCCAGCAATCTTTTTGGAAGCCCAGAAGAAGCTGCTCCTTCAAGCAGGCCCAATAGGATGGCATCTAATATTTTTGGACCAACTGAAGAACCTCAGAACATCCCTAAGAGGACCAATCCCCCAG GGGGGAAAGGAAGTGGTATCTTTGACGAATCCACACCTGTGCAGACTCGACAGCGTCTGAACCCACCTGGTGGGAAGACCAGTGACATTTTTGGGTCCCCCGTGGCTGCCACCTCACCGTTGGCACACCCAAACAAACCCAAG GACCACGTGCTCTTGTGTGAAGGAGAAGACCCCAAATCGTCCCCTACAG CCGCAATGAGCACGTCACCCAGAGAAGAGCCCGGTGAGAAGGGAGGCCCTGGAGAAGCAGGCCGTGCCCAGCAGCCCATGCCCACAGGTGACAGCCACGAGCCCAGGCTGGGCCCAAGGCCTCGTTCTCACAACAAAGTCCTCAACCCACCTGGAGGCAAATCCAGTATCTCCTTCTACTAA